A genomic segment from Manduca sexta isolate Smith_Timp_Sample1 chromosome 13, JHU_Msex_v1.0, whole genome shotgun sequence encodes:
- the LOC115449280 gene encoding 3'-5' ssDNA/RNA exonuclease TatD, with protein MTSEETQISEELKGCYENLIVIDIGANLTNKKYGRDLDSVVQRAKDAGVQKIMVTGTSVRNSKEALRLTRLYPSTIYSTAGVHPHDAKSMVEEDMWSELQQTAAAPECVAVGECGLNYTKEFSEPHVQRDVFKRQVEMACELRKPLFVHEKEAQDDLIKILDEFGNRLPPVVIHSFTGSVDQGIRYIEKGFYLGITGYICKDKSDGGIRRLLSERILPLDKLLVETDSPFMYPNMRASKLPLHVKDSLTERSMNFVNRYCTFQRNEPCALPAIVELVAGFLGRSPEDVALATAFNALKIFGLSQ; from the exons ATGACGTCGGAAGAGACACAAATATCCGAGGAACTGAAGGGTTGTTACGAGAATCTTATTGTAATCGACATAGGCGCGAACCTGACGAACAAGAAGTACGGCCGAGATCTTGATTCCGTCGTGCAAAGGGCGAAAGATGCAG GCGTTCAAAAGATCATGGTGACTGGTACATCGGTGAGGAACAGCAAGGAAGCCCTCAGACTGACACGCCTCTATCCCAGCACTATATACTCAACGGCGG GAGTGCACCCGCACGACGCGAAGTCCATGGTGGAGGAGGACATGTGGTCGGAGCTGCAGCAGACGGCGGCGGCGCCGGAGTGCGTGGCGGTGGGCGAGTGCGGCCTCAACTACACCAAGGAGTTCTCCGAGCCGCACGTGCAGAGGGACGTGTTCAAACGACAG gTGGAAATGGCGTGCGAACTACGGAAGCCGCTATTCGTGCACGAAAAAGAAGCGCAGGATGACCTCATAAAGATCTTAGACGAATTCGGGAACCGACTCCCGCCAGTCGTGATCCACTCCTTCACCGGATCGGTGGATCAGGGCATCAGATACATTGAAAAGGGATTCTATCTCGGCATCACGGGGTACATATGCAAGGATAAGTCCGACGGAGGCATCCGGAGGCTGTTGTCAGAGAGGATCTTGCCGTTGGACAAGCTGCTGGTGGAGACGGACTCCCCGTTCATGTATCCCAATATGAGGGCTTCGAAGCTGCCGCTGCACGTTAAGGACTCTTTGACTGAGAG ATCGATGAACTTCGTGAATAGATACTGCACGTTCCAGCGGAACGAGCCGTGCGCTCTGCCGGCCATCGTGGAGCTGGTGGCGGGGTTCCTGGGCCGCAGCCCCGAGGACGTGGCGCTCGCCACCGCCTTCAACGCGCTCAAGATCTTCGGACTCAGCCAGTGA